From Terriglobia bacterium, one genomic window encodes:
- a CDS encoding dipeptidyl peptidase 3 has translation MSGKRMVGELERLGKAGQDFIVLGVDAPGFDQLTLQRKLLAYYLYRAAIAGHTLADQQNHRYALEIRTLLETIYLSSHGMKARIRAAVLDYLKYIWINHGPYDHDAHVKTLPNDLTCQMLQQAAEYAQARGAKFELARGETLQAKLERLRPTIFDPNFEPVMTNQKKGDDIIATSSVNLYDRGLTQRHIDALPPEWQQRLNVRFGFTGGKVLPQVYQIGGLYGEDLSTINHFLKLALPYAESDEQRRGIGSLIDYYKTGDEEKFRQYSVDWLRSNTTIDYLNGFIESYMDPRGVIGQFEANVSLVSDSTLIDRLAENALYFERKMPWPDIYKLDKIQKPVANVVNVIVETGDSGPTSPAAYNLPNYNDLRRDYGSKNVILLNIEEARSEKIRELTINEFYLPEYRDLVRTSGDRARQWEVYMHEVIGHGSGKPAAGLKADPAVAIGRAYSSLEECRADLVALYHAGDPKLAEIGAFKKEEQADMVRAMYISYLQGQMNRYRMYEDDYVREAHQRGNQLVMGYLLEGGEKGSQDYGTRVINKDGNFYVQLVDHDKAHKGVGDLLRLLQVIKAKGDAAAATQIFDRFGTRVNPEWRKNVRERSARLKIPNKSAIVFPRLDPVVEGNEIKDVRLFVDEDLATQQLRMSRLRFNKKIPE, from the coding sequence GTGAGTGGAAAACGAATGGTGGGTGAACTCGAACGCCTCGGAAAGGCTGGCCAGGATTTTATCGTGCTGGGGGTGGATGCGCCTGGATTCGATCAACTCACACTCCAACGAAAACTGTTGGCCTACTACCTCTATCGAGCGGCCATCGCAGGGCATACCCTTGCCGATCAGCAAAACCACCGATATGCGCTCGAGATCCGTACCCTGCTGGAGACCATTTACCTCAGCTCCCACGGGATGAAAGCCCGGATCCGTGCGGCCGTACTCGACTATCTCAAGTACATCTGGATCAACCACGGACCATATGATCACGATGCCCACGTCAAGACGTTGCCGAACGACCTGACCTGCCAAATGCTTCAACAGGCAGCGGAGTACGCTCAGGCGCGGGGCGCGAAATTCGAGCTGGCACGGGGAGAGACGTTGCAGGCCAAGCTGGAGCGCCTGCGCCCCACCATCTTCGATCCGAACTTCGAACCGGTCATGACGAATCAGAAAAAGGGCGACGACATCATCGCCACCAGCTCGGTGAATCTCTATGACCGGGGACTAACCCAGAGGCACATTGATGCCCTGCCGCCTGAATGGCAGCAACGCCTCAACGTGCGTTTCGGCTTTACGGGTGGCAAGGTGCTGCCGCAGGTCTACCAGATCGGCGGTCTGTACGGCGAGGACCTCTCGACCATCAACCACTTTCTCAAGCTGGCTCTGCCGTATGCGGAAAGCGATGAGCAGCGGCGGGGGATCGGGTCACTCATCGATTACTACAAGACGGGCGATGAAGAAAAGTTCCGGCAATATTCCGTCGACTGGCTGCGGTCCAATACCACGATCGATTATCTGAACGGATTCATTGAAAGCTACATGGACCCGCGCGGTGTCATCGGACAGTTCGAGGCGAATGTGAGCCTCGTTTCCGACTCGACCTTGATCGACCGGCTGGCTGAAAACGCGCTCTACTTCGAAAGGAAGATGCCTTGGCCTGACATCTATAAGCTGGACAAGATCCAAAAGCCGGTAGCGAACGTGGTGAACGTCATCGTCGAAACCGGAGACAGCGGGCCGACTTCGCCCGCGGCCTACAACCTGCCTAACTATAATGACCTGCGACGCGACTACGGCAGCAAGAACGTTATCCTGCTGAACATCGAGGAAGCCAGGTCCGAAAAGATCCGCGAACTCACAATCAATGAATTCTACCTGCCCGAATACCGTGATCTGGTCCGGACCTCGGGTGACCGAGCGCGGCAGTGGGAAGTCTACATGCACGAGGTGATCGGTCACGGGTCAGGAAAGCCTGCGGCCGGCCTGAAAGCGGACCCGGCCGTCGCCATCGGCCGGGCGTACTCGTCGCTCGAGGAGTGCCGCGCCGACCTGGTCGCTCTCTACCATGCAGGGGATCCGAAGCTGGCTGAGATCGGGGCCTTCAAGAAAGAGGAGCAGGCCGACATGGTTCGCGCCATGTACATTTCCTACCTCCAGGGGCAGATGAATCGATATCGGATGTATGAGGATGACTACGTCCGGGAGGCGCACCAACGGGGCAATCAACTGGTCATGGGGTATCTGCTGGAGGGGGGCGAGAAGGGGAGCCAGGACTACGGCACCAGGGTGATCAATAAAGACGGGAACTTCTATGTCCAGTTGGTAGACCACGACAAGGCTCACAAAGGGGTTGGGGATCTGTTGCGCCTGCTGCAAGTTATCAAGGCCAAAGGCGATGCTGCAGCCGCTACGCAGATCTTCGACCGCTTCGGCACCCGAGTGAACCCGGAGTGGCGCAAGAATGTCCGGGAACGCTCGGCCAGGCTGAAGATCCCCAACAAGTCGGCGATCGTTTTCCCGCGCCTCGATCCTGTGGTCGAGGGGAACGAGATCAAGGACGTGCGGCTTTTTGTAGATGAGGATCTGGCCACGCAGCAGCTGCGCATGTCGCGTTTGCGTTTCAATAAGAAGATCCCGGAGTAA